A DNA window from Macadamia integrifolia cultivar HAES 741 chromosome 4, SCU_Mint_v3, whole genome shotgun sequence contains the following coding sequences:
- the LOC122075572 gene encoding probable WRKY transcription factor 3, which produces MAENEGASRATAPRRPTIALPPRSSVENLFIGGAAGTSPGPLTLVSNFFSDNDPESDVRSFSQLLAGAMGSPLAVTGFRPSYSMENSTKERDSEDGGERESRLKQSRPLSLLIAPSPLFTVPPGLSPATLLDSPGYFSPNQGPFGISHQLALAHVTAQAAQSQAQMHRQVEYPSSVPAPPASLEQHPSFPSDATTNEHATLSSDSKSAIREPSEMSHSDQRSQLVAADKPAADGYNWRKYGQKQVKGSEYPRSYYKCTHLSCPVKKKVERSLDGQVTEIIYKGQHNHQPPQSNKRGKESGNPHGNSHHQGNPEVGSQFHFEDLNKSSEISRRDQESSQATHEQLSGSDGEEMGDSETRADEGDEDEPDPKRRHTEVRISEVPSSHKTVTEPRIIVQTTSEVDLLDDGYRWRKYGQKVVKGNPHPRSYYKCTNSGCTVRKHVERASGDPKAVITMYEGKHNHDVPAAKNSSHNTANSNMPQLRPQTVVTEKHLLHRTDIGNNIQQPIAVLRLKEEQIT; this is translated from the exons ATGGCAGAAAACGAGGGAGCTTCAAGAGCAACTGCTCCTCGTCGTCCCACGATTGCTCTACCGCCACGTTCATCggtggagaatctctttatcgGTGGAGCTGCTGGTACTAGCCCAGGTCCCTTGACGCTTGTTTCAAATTTCTTCTCAGATAATGATCCTGAGTCGGATGTGCGGTCGTTTTCGCAGCTACTCGCTGGGGCTATGGGTTCGCCGCTGGCAGTTACGGGGTTCAGACCAAGTTATTCTATGGAGAATTCTACCAAGGAAAGAGATTCGGAAGatggaggtgaaagagaatcacGATTGAAGCAGAGTCGTCCTTTAAGTTTGTTGATTGCTCCTTCGCCTTTGTTTACTGTTCCACCTGGTTTAAGCCCTGCTACTTTGCTTGATTCACCTGGGTACTTCTCTCCTAATCAG GGGCCCTTTGGAATATCCCACCAACTTGCCTTGGCGCACGTCACTGCTCAGGCTGCTCAGTCCCAAGCTCAGATGCACCGGCAAGTTGAATACCCATCTTCTGTACCAGCTCCTCCAGCTTCACTGGAACAGCATCCATCCTTTCCTTCCGATGCAACTACAAATGAGCATGCAACGTTATCATCAGATTCCAAAAGTGCTATAAGGGAACCATCAGAAATGTCTCATTCTGATCAGAGATCCCAACTTGTTGCTGCTGATAAGCCTGCTGCTGATGGCTACAATTGGCGAAAATATGGGCAGAAGCAGGTGAAGGGCAGTGAATATCCTCGGAGCTACTATAAATGCACGCATCTCAGTTGTCCCGTCAAGAAAAAGGTTGAGCGTTCTCTTGATGGCCAAGTAACTGAGATTATCTACAAGGGCCAGCACAACCATCAACCACCTCAATCAAACAAGCGTGGGAAAGAAAGTGGAAATCCACATGGAAACTCGCATCATCAGGGGAATCCTGAAGTTGGTTCTCAGTTTCACTTTGAGGACTTAAACAAATCAAGTGAGATATCTAGGAGAGATCAGGAATCTAGCCAAGCTACGCACGAACAATTGTCTGGAAGCGATGGTGAAGAAATGGGTGATTCTGAAACAAGAGCAGATGAAGGGGATGAAGATGAACCTGATCCTAAGAGACG GCACACAGAGGTACGGATTTCAGAGGTGCCTTCCTCACACAAGACAGTGACAGAACCCAGGATTATTGTGCAGACAACCAGTGAAGTAGATCTTTTGGATGATGGCTATCGGTGGCGGAAGTATGGCCAGAAAGTGGTCAAAGGGAATCCTCATCCAAG GAGTTATTATAAATGTACAAATTCTGGATGTACTGTCCGCAAGCATGTTGAGAGGGCTTCTGGTGACCCAAAAGCTGTCATAACGATGTATGAAGGGAAACATAATCATGATGTGCCGGCAGCTAAAAACAGCAGTCACAACACAGCCAACAGTAACATGCCACAGTTAAGACCACAAACTGTTGTGACTGAGAAGCATCTCTTGCATAGAACAGATATTGGCAACAATATTCAACAGCCTATAGCAGTACTACGGTTAAAAGAAGAGCAAATTACTTAA